A stretch of Streptococcus chenjunshii DNA encodes these proteins:
- a CDS encoding HD domain-containing protein: MNEKVFRDPVHNYIHVNNQLIYDLINTKEFQRLRRIKQVPTTAFTFHGAEHNRFSHCLGVYDIARRVTEIFEQKYSDIWNSDESLLTMAAALLHDIGHGAYSHTFERLFATDHEAFSREIITNPETEIYRVLSQVSPDFPEKVASVISHTYPNQQVVQLISSQVDCDRMDYLLRDSYYTAASYGQFDLTRILRVIRPTETGIAFERNGMHAVEDYIVSRFQMYMQVYFHPASRSVEVLLEKILKRAKWLFQQEGYFFEKTAPNLIPFLQDHFTLNDYLALDDGVMNTYFQSWMTAEDKILADLSSRFINRNIFKSVTFNEQSQSQLYRLRDLVQSVGFDPEYYTGIQASFDLPYDIYRPEKENPRTQIEIIQKNQTLAELSTLSPIVKTLTGTSYGDQRFYFPKEMLQLNDLFAANKEIFISYTANDHFTPPKK, translated from the coding sequence ATGAATGAAAAAGTCTTTCGTGATCCCGTTCACAACTACATCCATGTCAATAATCAGCTTATCTATGATCTGATTAACACTAAAGAATTTCAAAGGCTCCGGCGAATCAAGCAGGTTCCGACTACTGCCTTTACTTTCCACGGCGCAGAACATAATCGTTTCTCCCATTGTTTAGGAGTTTATGACATCGCCAGGAGAGTAACTGAAATTTTTGAGCAAAAATACTCCGATATTTGGAATAGCGATGAGTCGCTTTTAACAATGGCAGCAGCCTTGCTCCACGATATCGGACACGGTGCCTATTCCCATACTTTTGAACGGCTGTTCGCTACTGATCATGAAGCTTTTAGCCGTGAAATCATCACCAATCCTGAAACAGAGATTTACCGTGTGCTCAGCCAGGTCTCTCCTGATTTCCCTGAAAAAGTAGCCAGTGTTATCAGTCATACCTATCCTAACCAGCAGGTTGTACAGCTTATTTCCAGTCAGGTAGACTGTGACCGCATGGACTACCTTCTCAGAGATTCCTATTACACTGCGGCCAGTTACGGTCAGTTTGACTTAACAAGAATTCTGCGCGTCATTCGCCCGACAGAAACTGGGATTGCTTTTGAACGCAATGGTATGCATGCTGTAGAAGATTATATTGTCAGCCGTTTTCAAATGTATATGCAGGTTTATTTTCACCCAGCCAGCCGGTCTGTGGAAGTCCTGCTGGAGAAAATTTTAAAACGTGCCAAATGGCTTTTCCAGCAAGAGGGCTATTTCTTTGAAAAAACAGCGCCTAATCTCATCCCTTTTCTGCAGGATCATTTCACTTTAAACGACTATTTGGCTTTAGATGACGGCGTTATGAATACTTATTTTCAGTCTTGGATGACTGCTGAAGACAAAATTCTGGCTGATTTATCCAGCCGTTTTATCAATCGCAATATCTTTAAATCAGTTACTTTCAACGAGCAGTCTCAGTCTCAGCTTTACCGGCTGAGAGACTTAGTGCAGTCAGTAGGGTTCGATCCTGAATATTATACAGGCATTCAGGCCAGTTTTGACCTTCCTTATGACATTTACCGTCCGGAAAAAGAAAACCCGAGAACACAAATCGAAATCATTCAAAAAAATCAAACCTTAGCAGAACTGTCCACACTGTCTCCAATTGTCAAAACCCTGACTGGAACCAGTTACGGCGATCAGCGTTTCTATTTTCCAAAAGAAATGCTGCAGCTGAATGACCTTTTTGCTGCTAATAAAGAAATTTTTATCAGCTATACTGCTAACGACCACTTCACACCTCCTAAAAAATAG
- the yidA gene encoding sugar-phosphatase, whose product MSIKLVAIDIDGTLLNNDRKITPDVRKAIQEAKKEGHKIVLATGRPIAGVQSLLTELDLKDKGDYVITFNGSLVQDTASGADIIKKTLTYEDYLNLEFWSRKLNVHLHAITKEGIYTANRDIGKYTIHEATLVDMPVFYRTPEEMADKEIVKVMMIDEPEILDAAIAKLSQELYDSYTIVKSTPFYLEIINKEASKGKALTHLAEKLGLQNSETMAIGDEENDRAMLEAAGTPVAMANAVPEIKKLAKYITKSNEESGVAYAIRQWVLN is encoded by the coding sequence ATGTCTATCAAACTTGTCGCTATTGATATTGATGGCACACTTCTTAACAACGACCGAAAAATTACACCGGATGTGCGGAAAGCTATTCAGGAAGCCAAAAAAGAGGGCCATAAAATTGTTCTGGCGACCGGCCGCCCAATAGCCGGCGTCCAAAGTCTGCTGACAGAGTTGGATCTTAAAGACAAAGGCGATTATGTTATCACTTTCAATGGCAGTCTGGTACAGGATACAGCCAGCGGCGCTGATATCATCAAAAAAACACTGACATATGAGGACTATCTAAACCTTGAATTTTGGAGTCGTAAACTCAATGTCCACTTGCATGCCATCACCAAAGAAGGAATTTATACAGCTAACAGAGATATCGGCAAATACACCATTCACGAAGCTACGCTGGTTGACATGCCAGTTTTTTACCGAACACCGGAGGAAATGGCCGATAAAGAAATTGTCAAAGTCATGATGATCGATGAGCCTGAGATTTTAGACGCTGCTATTGCTAAGCTGTCGCAAGAACTGTATGATTCATATACTATCGTAAAATCAACTCCTTTCTATCTCGAAATCATCAACAAAGAAGCTAGTAAAGGCAAGGCGCTCACCCATCTGGCAGAAAAACTGGGACTGCAAAACAGTGAAACCATGGCCATCGGTGATGAAGAAAACGACCGAGCTATGCTGGAGGCTGCAGGTACACCAGTAGCCATGGCCAATGCTGTGCCGGAAATCAAAAAGCTGGCTAAATATATCACCAAATCAAACGAAGAAAGCGGCGTAGCTTATGCGATTCGCCAATGGGTACTAAACTAA
- a CDS encoding aminoacyltransferase: MLTYKTGISKTEHDEFVKASHQTNLLQSSDWAQVKDNWGSERLGFYQDDVLVASASVLIRPLLLGMTMLYVPRGPVMDYSNPDLVKEVIAALKAYGKTKRALFIKFDPALLLKQYKIGQETEENEETLTQLANLQKAGARWTGRTKEIAESIQPRFQANVYTEAELTKSFPKHTKRLMKDAQKRGVETSRGDVADVKAFADVVALTESRKGVALRNEAYFKKMMTIYGDDAYLHLAKVNLPKRLQEYKEQLAQVEKELSETEEHQKKRLTKLRQQEASISKYIKEFEDFVEKYPDELIIAGILSVRFGNVMEMLYAGMNDEFKKFYPQYSLYPKVFEDAYQDGIVWANMGGVEGSLDDGLTKFKANFNPTIEEFIGEFNIPVSKLLYPLANYAYETGKKMRNNH, from the coding sequence ATGCTTACATATAAAACTGGGATTTCAAAAACAGAGCACGATGAGTTTGTCAAAGCAAGCCATCAAACCAATCTTCTGCAGAGTTCAGACTGGGCGCAGGTTAAAGATAATTGGGGCAGTGAGCGTCTTGGGTTTTATCAGGATGATGTCCTTGTTGCATCAGCTTCTGTTTTGATCAGGCCTTTGCTGCTCGGAATGACTATGCTCTATGTTCCAAGAGGGCCAGTTATGGATTACAGCAATCCGGACTTAGTCAAAGAGGTCATTGCTGCTCTGAAGGCTTACGGCAAAACAAAACGTGCTCTTTTTATCAAATTTGACCCCGCCCTCCTTCTCAAGCAGTATAAAATTGGGCAGGAAACGGAAGAAAATGAAGAAACGCTTACACAATTAGCGAATCTCCAGAAAGCCGGTGCCCGCTGGACGGGCAGGACTAAGGAAATCGCGGAAAGTATTCAGCCGCGTTTTCAGGCCAATGTTTATACCGAAGCTGAACTGACAAAAAGCTTCCCCAAGCATACTAAACGATTGATGAAAGATGCCCAAAAAAGGGGGGTAGAGACCAGCCGCGGTGATGTTGCAGATGTCAAAGCTTTCGCCGATGTAGTAGCCTTGACTGAGAGTCGAAAAGGCGTAGCCCTGCGCAATGAAGCTTATTTCAAAAAAATGATGACTATCTATGGCGACGATGCTTACCTGCATCTTGCTAAAGTTAACCTGCCCAAGCGCCTGCAGGAATATAAAGAACAGTTAGCCCAAGTTGAAAAAGAACTCTCAGAAACCGAAGAGCATCAAAAGAAACGGCTGACCAAACTCAGACAGCAGGAAGCTTCTATCAGCAAGTACATCAAGGAATTTGAAGATTTTGTTGAAAAATATCCAGATGAACTGATTATTGCGGGCATCCTCTCTGTCCGCTTCGGGAATGTAATGGAAATGCTCTATGCCGGTATGAATGATGAATTCAAGAAGTTCTACCCGCAGTATTCCCTCTATCCTAAAGTCTTTGAAGATGCATACCAAGACGGTATTGTCTGGGCTAATATGGGAGGAGTGGAAGGCAGTCTGGATGACGGACTGACCAAGTTTAAAGCTAATTTTAACCCAACAATTGAAGAATTTATCGGCGAATTTAATATTCCTGTCAGTAAATTACTTTATCCATTAGCTAACTATGCCTATGAGACAGGCAAAAAAATGAGGAATAACCACTAA
- a CDS encoding aminoacyltransferase, with amino-acid sequence MPFTILSQEQFSDYCARLPYKSFMQSVQMAELLKKRGFTAEFAAYSEQGKVLVAAVLYSTPMTGGLHMEINSGPAVADSRYLKKFYKELRDYAKEKGALELIVKPYDTYQTFDGEGKPLDKEKPELIDNLVDLGYKHDGLLTGYPGGEPDWHYVKDISQLDEKSLRKSFSKKGRPLLKKANTFGINIRQLKRDELPLFKDITAATSDRRAYIDKPLDYYEDFYDAWGEDAAFTVATLNFSDYYQNLEQDQAKLAQRIDKLKAALEEQPQSDKKRNQLRELSSQYDSFELRKQEAQQFLEEYGQKDVILAGSLFVYTKQEAIYLFSGSYPAFNKFYAPALLQEYVMLEALKRGIPSYNLLGITGEFDGSDSILRFKQNFNGYITRKTGTFRYYPQPLKFKILHTIKKILGRQ; translated from the coding sequence ATGCCTTTTACAATTTTAAGTCAAGAACAATTCAGCGATTACTGTGCACGTCTTCCTTATAAATCTTTTATGCAGTCTGTTCAAATGGCTGAATTGCTGAAAAAACGCGGCTTTACCGCTGAATTTGCCGCCTACAGTGAGCAAGGAAAAGTCCTTGTCGCTGCAGTTCTGTACAGCACGCCTATGACTGGAGGGCTGCACATGGAAATTAACTCTGGGCCGGCAGTTGCAGATAGCCGTTATCTCAAAAAATTCTATAAAGAATTACGGGACTATGCCAAGGAAAAAGGGGCTTTAGAACTCATTGTCAAACCCTATGATACCTATCAGACTTTTGATGGTGAAGGCAAGCCGCTTGACAAAGAAAAGCCGGAACTTATTGATAATTTGGTTGATTTAGGCTATAAACATGATGGCCTGCTGACCGGCTACCCAGGCGGTGAGCCGGACTGGCACTACGTCAAAGATATCAGTCAATTAGATGAAAAGTCCCTGCGCAAATCCTTTAGTAAGAAAGGACGGCCTCTTCTAAAAAAGGCTAACACCTTCGGTATTAACATCAGGCAGCTTAAGCGCGATGAACTGCCGCTTTTTAAGGATATTACAGCAGCAACTTCTGACAGACGTGCTTATATTGACAAACCGCTCGATTATTATGAAGATTTTTATGATGCTTGGGGAGAGGATGCAGCCTTCACTGTCGCTACCCTCAATTTTTCAGATTATTACCAAAATCTTGAACAAGACCAAGCTAAGCTGGCTCAGCGGATTGATAAATTAAAAGCAGCACTCGAAGAACAGCCGCAGTCTGATAAAAAACGCAACCAGCTGCGTGAACTCAGCAGCCAGTATGACAGTTTCGAACTCCGAAAACAAGAGGCTCAGCAGTTTTTAGAAGAATACGGCCAAAAAGACGTTATCCTTGCCGGCAGCCTTTTTGTTTACACTAAACAGGAAGCGATATATCTCTTTTCAGGCTCCTATCCGGCCTTTAATAAATTCTATGCTCCTGCTCTCCTGCAAGAATATGTCATGCTGGAAGCCCTAAAACGCGGTATCCCCAGCTACAATCTTTTAGGTATTACCGGAGAGTTTGATGGATCCGACAGTATCCTCCGTTTCAAGCAGAATTTTAACGGCTACATTACGCGAAAAACAGGGACCTTCCGCTATTATCCTCAGCCTTTAAAATTCAAAATCCTTCACACAATCAAGAAAATACTGGGCCGCCAATAA
- the tpiA gene encoding triose-phosphate isomerase, translating to MSRKPIIAGNWKMNKTAAEAREFVEAVKDKIPASALVDTVIGAPALFLEGMKKGVKDTELKVAAQNCYFEDYGAFTGENSPATLAALNVDYVIIGHSERRDYFHETDDDINKKAQAIFKNGMTPIICCGESLETYEAGKAEEFVGAQVSAALKGLTAEQVASLVLAYEPIWAIGTGKSATQDDAQKMCKAVRDVVAADFGQEVADKVRVQYGGSVKPENIAEYMACPDVDGALVGGASLQPDSFLALLDFVN from the coding sequence ATGTCACGTAAACCAATTATTGCTGGTAACTGGAAAATGAACAAAACGGCTGCTGAAGCGCGTGAATTTGTTGAAGCAGTGAAAGACAAAATTCCGGCAAGTGCACTTGTTGATACTGTTATTGGTGCACCGGCTCTGTTTCTTGAAGGGATGAAAAAAGGGGTTAAGGATACTGAACTGAAAGTAGCAGCGCAGAACTGTTATTTTGAAGACTACGGTGCTTTCACCGGTGAAAACAGTCCTGCAACACTTGCAGCCTTAAATGTTGATTATGTTATTATTGGCCATTCGGAACGCCGTGACTACTTCCATGAGACAGACGACGATATCAATAAAAAAGCACAGGCTATTTTCAAGAACGGTATGACTCCGATTATTTGCTGCGGAGAGTCTCTTGAAACCTATGAAGCTGGTAAAGCAGAAGAGTTTGTAGGAGCACAGGTTTCTGCAGCACTTAAAGGCTTGACAGCTGAACAAGTAGCTTCCTTAGTGCTGGCCTATGAACCAATCTGGGCTATTGGTACCGGTAAATCAGCCACTCAGGATGATGCACAGAAGATGTGTAAAGCAGTCCGTGACGTTGTAGCTGCTGACTTCGGTCAAGAGGTTGCTGATAAGGTCCGCGTTCAGTACGGCGGTTCTGTAAAACCTGAGAATATTGCTGAATACATGGCTTGTCCGGATGTTGACGGTGCTTTGGTCGGCGGTGCTTCTCTGCAGCCAGATAGTTTTCTTGCTTTGCTTGACTTTGTTAACTAA
- a CDS encoding acyl-CoA thioester hydrolase/BAAT C-terminal domain-containing protein, which produces MKFFLRIVKYVGIIIVLLILIVIALRLYNHYTYSKYNHIDSNSVYSDPTNLDLYPSEYEGVQIEHIQGDYLNGFHLKPAAKTKKGVIVTFGGSEGSPGYYEGVSFALQGYEVLSLFSYGMPNQQPSLSKIPIDFFDEVLAYIEKNVADPAPLTLYGASKGAELCLNLVNYYSEIDHIILMAPSAYNFNGLDYENISSSWTYKGKELPYISTMHAGFPEYIAFLFGMVSGAPTSYEPLYRTAIANTDKVADYEILQKAADADILIFAGGDDRMWPSASMAKVIKKTQGERAELHIYDKAGHIFAEEGYLASPYGLIATGGSKKENEAAGQAYREVLVQRLSQWHQ; this is translated from the coding sequence ATGAAATTTTTTTTGAGGATAGTAAAATACGTCGGTATTATAATTGTTCTGCTCATCTTGATTGTCATCGCTCTACGGCTGTACAATCATTACACTTACAGCAAGTATAATCATATCGACAGCAATTCTGTTTATTCTGACCCAACTAATCTTGACCTTTACCCTTCTGAGTATGAAGGAGTGCAGATAGAGCATATTCAGGGCGATTATCTGAATGGCTTTCACCTCAAACCCGCTGCAAAAACGAAAAAAGGGGTCATCGTTACTTTCGGCGGTTCTGAAGGATCTCCCGGTTATTATGAAGGAGTCAGTTTTGCCCTTCAAGGCTATGAAGTGCTGTCACTCTTTAGCTACGGTATGCCAAATCAGCAACCCTCCCTTTCAAAAATTCCAATTGACTTCTTTGATGAAGTACTGGCTTATATTGAGAAAAACGTTGCCGATCCTGCTCCTCTTACACTGTATGGGGCTTCTAAAGGGGCTGAACTCTGCCTCAATCTTGTTAATTATTATTCAGAGATTGACCATATCATTCTCATGGCACCAAGTGCTTATAACTTCAATGGTCTGGATTATGAAAACATCAGCTCATCATGGACTTATAAAGGAAAAGAGCTCCCCTATATCTCAACCATGCATGCCGGTTTTCCAGAGTATATCGCTTTCTTGTTTGGTATGGTTAGCGGAGCACCGACCTCCTATGAACCGCTTTACCGTACAGCAATTGCCAATACCGACAAGGTTGCAGATTATGAGATCCTCCAAAAAGCTGCTGATGCCGATATTTTGATTTTTGCAGGAGGCGATGATCGTATGTGGCCCAGTGCCAGTATGGCAAAAGTAATCAAGAAAACTCAAGGAGAACGAGCTGAGCTCCACATCTATGATAAAGCTGGCCATATCTTTGCAGAAGAAGGCTATCTTGCAAGTCCCTACGGACTTATAGCAACCGGCGGCAGCAAAAAAGAAAATGAAGCTGCCGGCCAAGCTTACCGTGAAGTTTTGGTGCAGCGCTTAAGCCAATGGCATCAGTGA
- a CDS encoding IS982 family transposase yields the protein MSHLQYTAKSHHLQWDMKQLSKICHQFYRDYCLVLQAELGMKSQRHFYRICRLFSYGRLLERSRFNRHSRQLIWLVQLIRQAMNKQLPPDTIVIMDSFPLTLCQSIRNHRARIFEGLADIGYNASKRLWFYGFKVHMLVTLSGYILNYVETPASVHDIKVVDDLLEGCRQSVILADLGYLSQELKDNLERRGDHLWTPWRQNMEGTGQHNNWRLLAMRRTIETRFSKLCTLFDMEQTFARGLTGLQLRLEQILLAYNLSYFEFN from the coding sequence ATGAGCCACTTACAGTATACCGCTAAATCTCATCATTTACAATGGGATATGAAGCAATTATCAAAAATTTGTCATCAATTTTATCGTGACTACTGCCTGGTGCTTCAAGCTGAATTAGGGATGAAATCTCAACGTCATTTTTATAGAATCTGCCGACTCTTTTCTTACGGAAGATTACTAGAAAGAAGTCGCTTTAACCGACATTCTAGACAATTAATTTGGCTAGTGCAACTGATTCGCCAAGCCATGAACAAGCAACTACCACCTGATACCATCGTCATCATGGATAGTTTCCCTTTAACTCTTTGTCAGTCTATTCGCAATCATAGAGCAAGGATTTTTGAAGGGCTGGCAGATATTGGTTACAATGCATCTAAACGCTTATGGTTCTATGGCTTCAAAGTTCATATGCTCGTTACCTTATCTGGCTATATTCTGAACTATGTTGAGACACCAGCTTCTGTTCATGATATCAAGGTGGTTGATGACTTGTTGGAAGGTTGCCGACAATCTGTGATTTTAGCAGACTTAGGCTACCTCAGTCAGGAGCTTAAAGATAACTTGGAACGAAGAGGGGATCACTTATGGACGCCATGGCGTCAGAACATGGAAGGGACTGGCCAGCACAACAATTGGAGATTGTTAGCTATGAGGCGAACCATTGAAACGCGCTTTTCTAAGTTATGTACTCTTTTTGATATGGAACAAACCTTTGCCAGAGGACTAACTGGGCTACAGTTGAGGCTTGAACAAATCCTGTTGGCTTATAATCTAAGCTATTTTGAGTTTAACTAG
- a CDS encoding ATP-binding cassette domain-containing protein has product MMISYLKNVMRDTGKFKYIISVGGLCVLNIITCLQPYFLSKLVNNTVNYKYLLFFLISLLIPALINFIKNDLVQATRKSSKKILFLFLESRGYEYYNDYKSSTLQSLMSEVSFVCRNLVQEILPSMVKVVVTVLFYTSLIGEYSLKIGILYLLVCLVYMVLSALLTQKNRNDIKKALDSTVEVNKSIDDFFKNLDTVFSYMSFKHELEFFDTRLTYEKNIYYKIQKQIHLVYLLQQIILVFLIGLILYIGLINFSSFKQQNLEFILILIYSILNLSNFGTDFLGGVELKDRLEAALSKLQYGNNKDITKQNHRVIYDGLDVVFDNISYYYKELDNEVQVLKDLSCRFEYGKLTALIGDNGSGKSTVLKLVAGFLIPDKGIIYQPLKTRVLYINQDSVLFNRSLLDNLGYPHTELASDQLETLYSLAKKLEIDNIISPHADLNIEITGEMTNSFSGGEKQKILILRALISDFNIILFDEITSGLDIKSSSTFYQLIKETVSNKVIICITHRKEELQYFDKTISLNV; this is encoded by the coding sequence ATGATGATTAGTTATTTAAAAAATGTTATGAGAGACACTGGAAAATTCAAATATATTATTTCTGTTGGAGGCCTATGTGTTTTAAATATTATTACCTGCTTACAACCTTATTTTCTGTCAAAGTTAGTGAACAATACAGTTAATTATAAATATTTGTTATTCTTTTTAATATCATTGTTAATTCCAGCGCTTATCAATTTCATCAAAAATGACTTAGTACAAGCAACACGAAAATCGTCCAAAAAAATCTTGTTCCTCTTTTTAGAATCGAGAGGTTACGAATATTATAATGATTATAAATCTTCCACTCTTCAAAGTCTAATGTCTGAAGTATCGTTTGTTTGTAGAAATCTAGTACAAGAAATATTGCCATCTATGGTAAAAGTTGTTGTCACTGTATTGTTTTATACTAGCTTAATTGGTGAATATAGTCTTAAAATAGGTATCTTATACTTATTAGTTTGCCTTGTATATATGGTGTTATCAGCGTTATTGACACAAAAAAACAGGAATGATATAAAGAAGGCTTTAGATTCAACAGTTGAGGTTAATAAGTCAATAGATGACTTTTTTAAAAATCTTGATACAGTATTTTCCTATATGTCATTTAAACATGAATTAGAGTTTTTTGATACTAGACTTACTTACGAAAAAAATATCTATTATAAAATTCAAAAGCAAATACATCTAGTATATTTGTTACAGCAGATTATTTTAGTTTTTCTTATCGGTTTGATTCTTTATATAGGTTTAATTAATTTTAGTAGTTTCAAGCAACAGAATTTGGAGTTTATACTTATCCTAATATATTCTATTTTAAATTTATCTAACTTTGGAACTGACTTTTTAGGAGGAGTGGAGTTGAAGGATCGTCTAGAAGCTGCTCTTTCTAAATTACAATATGGTAATAATAAAGATATTACTAAACAGAATCATAGGGTAATATATGACGGATTAGATGTGGTATTTGACAATATTTCATATTACTACAAAGAATTAGATAATGAAGTACAGGTGTTAAAAGACTTGAGCTGTCGTTTTGAATATGGGAAGTTAACTGCTCTTATTGGAGATAATGGTTCTGGAAAATCAACTGTTTTAAAATTAGTAGCAGGTTTTTTAATCCCTGATAAGGGAATAATTTACCAACCTTTAAAAACAAGAGTTTTGTATATTAATCAAGATTCTGTATTATTTAATCGAAGTTTACTAGATAATCTAGGATATCCACATACAGAGCTAGCTTCTGACCAATTAGAAACTTTATACTCTTTAGCTAAAAAGCTAGAAATTGATAATATCATTTCGCCACATGCAGATTTAAATATAGAGATAACAGGAGAAATGACCAATTCCTTCTCAGGAGGAGAGAAGCAAAAAATTCTCATTTTAAGGGCACTTATATCAGACTTTAATATTATATTATTTGATGAAATTACAAGTGGTTTAGATATAAAATCATCTAGTACATTTTATCAACTAATAAAAGAAACTGTCAGTAATAAGGTTATAATTTGTATAACGCATAGAAAGGAAGAATTACAATATTTTGATAAAACTATTTCATTGAATGTTTAA
- a CDS encoding Crp/Fnr family transcriptional regulator codes for MDLEFFKSWGEVATIPKGGLITRIGPQETISSIYLLEEGIASLVSVTEKGEQQTHQYFTEPSFLTIVPFLTRARLGFENGREVAVVAKTACKVWKIPSDLFLQKKDDPAVLTAMLDAVLQDYIFAMNKQEDNNTGSTLVHLCRFINEYAQKKGQYRRLNKVFTYAEIASFLKVHEVSVARLIKDLKEAGIIEKRGHGIMIRDEKKLEDWANSQV; via the coding sequence ATGGATTTAGAATTCTTTAAGTCTTGGGGAGAAGTTGCAACGATTCCCAAAGGGGGATTGATTACTCGAATAGGCCCTCAAGAAACGATTTCGTCTATTTATCTATTGGAAGAAGGCATTGCTTCATTGGTGTCAGTCACTGAAAAAGGAGAACAGCAAACCCATCAATATTTTACAGAACCCAGTTTTTTGACTATTGTCCCTTTTTTAACGCGTGCGAGATTAGGGTTTGAGAATGGACGAGAAGTAGCAGTGGTAGCTAAGACAGCTTGTAAGGTGTGGAAGATACCATCAGATCTATTTCTGCAAAAGAAGGATGATCCTGCTGTTTTAACGGCCATGTTGGATGCTGTTCTTCAGGATTATATTTTTGCCATGAATAAACAAGAAGATAATAATACTGGCAGTACCCTCGTTCATCTTTGCCGATTTATCAATGAATATGCTCAGAAAAAGGGACAGTATAGGCGGCTGAATAAGGTATTTACTTATGCAGAAATTGCTAGTTTTCTCAAAGTACACGAGGTTTCGGTTGCCCGATTGATTAAAGATTTGAAAGAAGCAGGTATTATTGAAAAGAGAGGGCATGGGATTATGATACGTGATGAGAAAAAACTAGAAGATTGGGCGAACAGTCAAGTATAG